TTCAGAATCAACGCCCGCAACAGGAATATGAGACCCTAGCCTAAAAACCAATACCATAAAAGCAGTAAATATAAACTTCTTTCTTAAATCAACAATATTAAAAAGTGATTTTAAAGTATCTAACATTTAATTGCTTTTCCACCTGCTTTTTCTATAATCTCTTTAGCTTTTTTACTAAAAGCATGAGCAGTAACATTAAGAGGCTTATCCAAAGTACCAACTCCAAGAATTTTCACTTTATCCCCATTTTTAATTAAAGAGGCTGCTTCAAATTGGCTAATACCAACATCGGAATTAAATCTGTTAAGAGCAACAATATTTACAGGCGCATAAACAGTTCGAAAAGGATAATTTTTAAATCCTCTCTTCTTAGGCAACCTTCTATAAAAAGGAGTTTGGCCTCCTTCAAAATAGACCCCTTTTGTTCCTCCCGATCTGCTCTTTTGTCCCTTATGTCCTCGGCCAGAAGTCTTTCCATGCCCAGAACTAGTTCCCCTTCCAACTCTTTTTGCCTTCTTTTTGGGTTTAGGTTTTAACGATTTTAAATCAAACATTTTGAACATACCTCACATCTATCTTTTTGCCTCTAAGAATCTCAAATTCCGACTGTATTTTTAAATTTGACAAAGCATCAATAGTAGCCCTGGCAGTATTAACAGCATTACTAGAACCTATAGATTTACCTACAACATCACGCACCCCAGCTAATTCTAAAATAACCCTGACGGATCCACCAGCAATAACTCCTTTCCCTGAAGGAGCTGGTTTTAAAAGAACAAAACTTGCTCCAAGTTTTCCAGAAATCTCATGAGCAATAGTTCCACCAATCAATTCAATCGTCACTAAAGATTTTTTTGCCGCTTCCACAGCTTTGCGAATAGCAGAGGAGACTTCAGATGCTTTGCCTAATCCTACGCCAACTCTTCCTTTTTTATCTCCAACTATAGCCAAAACACGAAAACCCATCCTTTTTCCGCCTTTTACGACCTTAGTAACCCTTCTAACTTGAACAACTCTTTCCTCAAATTCCTTTGGTTCATTAAAATTTCTTTCTCTAACCATTAAAAATTCAGCCCCCCCTCACGAGCAGCATCTGCAAAAGCTTTTATACGCCCATGATATTTAAACTTTCCTCTATCAAAAACTACTTTTGTCACGCCTTCTTCTTTTGCTCTTTTTGCAATTTCTTTTCCCAATACAACCGATCTTTCCATTTTGTTTCCCTTTTTCACAATTTGTGTTGATAAACCAACTATTGTTTTTTGAGAATCATCATCGATTATTTGCGCATGTATATGCTTTAAACTTTTATATACATTCAATCGCGGACGTTCAACATTGCCAAAAATTTTTTTTCTCTTATTAATACTTTTCATAATTATGCTCCAGCTCCAACTTTTGCAGCTTTACCAACCTTACGCCTAACAATTTCACCTTCATATTTAATCCCTTTTGCTTTATAAGGTTCGACTTCTCTCACAGCCCTTATATTTGCAGCAATCTGACCGACAAGATGCTTGTCAAATCCTAAGACTTTTACCTTGTTCTGCCCTTCCACCTTAAAAGATATTCCATCGGGAGGATCCATCTCAACCGGATGAGAATATCCCATCGAAAGAACAAGTTTCTTTCCTTGCAACGAAGCACGATATCCAACGCCGCTTATCTCTAAATCCTTTTCAAACCCTTCTGAAACACCCTTTACCATATTAGCAATATATGCCCTTAAAAATCCATTCAACGATCTGATTCTTTTAGTCTCTTTTTTCTTAGATACAGTCAAAACATCTCCTTCAATTTTTACTTCAAGAGTATCCGGAATTTGAACCTTCAAAGTCCCTTTAGTTCCACTAACGATTACTTCATTTTCTTTTATCTCAATATTAACACCTTTAATAATTTTTACAGGCGCTTTTCCTACTCTAGACATTTCTCCTCCTATAAAAGACTAATATACAAAAAGCAAAACCTCTCCGCCAAGTCTCTTTTTTCTTGCCTCCTCACCAGCCATAACTCCGTGAGAAGTAGAAACAAGAGAAATACCAAATCCCGACTGAACCCTCGGTATTTTACCAACTCCAACATAATACCTTCTTCCCGGCCTACTAACCTGTTTAATCTCAGAAATCACAGACTTAGACATTTTTCCATATTTATTAGAAGCATATTTCAATGTTACACGAAGTATTTTTTTCCCTCCCCGGCTTAATACTTCACTTCCGCCCAAAAACCCCTCATCAATCAACACCTTACAAATCTTATCTTTAAATTTTGAAAAAGGAATATCAATTATATTCTTCTTTCTTAAGATAGCATTCTTTACACTTGTTATAAATTCAGAAACAGGTTCTCTCATTTTTTTCTCCTCACCAACTTGATTTTACTACACCCGGTAACTCACCCTTATGTGCCGCAGCTCTAAAACAAATCCTACAAATTCCAAATTTACGTATATAGGCTCTCGCTCTACCGCAAACAGAACATCGGTTGCGAATACGCACAGCAAATTTAGGCCCCCGCTTTGCTCTTTCCAGCCAACATTTTTTCGCCATATTATTTCTCCTTAAAAGGAATACCAAGCCCTTTTAATAAAGATTTAGCCTCTTTATCGGTCTTGGCAGAAGTTACAATAACTATATTCATTCCTCGAACTTTATCAACCTTATCATAATCCACTTCCGGAAAAATCAATTGCTCTCTAATACCAAAAGAATAATTCCCTCTCCCGTCAAAAGAATCTTCAGGCAATCCTTTAAAATCTCTAACCTTTGGCAAACTTATATTTATGAGTTTATTCAAAAACAGATACATCTTCTCTCCGCGAAGGGTCAACATACATCCTATAGGATCACGAGCCTTAAGCTTAAAATTGGCAATGCTTTTTTTTGCTTTTTTAATAACCGCGTGCTGTCCCCCAATTTCCGACATTTCAGCAGCAGCAATGTCAACAGACTTTGGATTTTGTGGCCCTTCTTTCACTCCCTCAGACAAAACAACCTTCACCACATGGGGAATTTCTAATATATTTTTATAGCCAAACTCATCTTTCAATTTCTTTACTACTTCAGTTGAATATTTTTCTTTTAAATTCTTCATATATTTATTATTCCTTAACTTTTATCAATTATTGCTTCACATTTTTTACAGATTCGTAAGCCCTCTTTGTCTTTTCCAAGACGAGATGGTTCATTACACTTTGAACATACAACCATAAGATTACTCATATCAATCGAACCAGGTTTTTCTATAATTCCTCCCTGAAAATTACGTGTAGGCTTTTGGTGTTTCTTAACAATATTTATACCTTCAACAATAGCCCTGTTTGATTTTGTAAGTAGCCTTAAAACTTTTCCTTTTTTTCCTTTATCTTTGCCGGCAAGAATCAACACTTTGTCATCTTTCTTGATTTTTAATTTTTTATTTTTAACTTTTACTCGATACATTATTAAACAACCTCCGGAGCTAAAGAAATTATTTTCATAAAATTCTTTTCTCTTAATTCTCTAGAAACAGGGCCAAAGACACGTGAGCCTATAGGATTACTGTCCGCCTTGTTAATTATAACAACAGCATTATCATCAAAAGAGATCCAAGAGCCATCCTTACGTCTAACCTTTTTCCTCAGTCTAATAATAACGGCATAAACAATCTGCGCATCCTTAACCTGCATATTGGGAGTGGCATCTTTAACAACACCAACAATAATATCTCCCAATCCGGCATATCTGCGTCCACTAGATCCAACAACCCTAATACACAAGATTTTACGGGCCCCACTATTGTCAGCAACTTTTAATCTAGTCCCTGATTGAATCATTTTCTTTCTCTTCCTTTTCCTTCGTTTTTTCTTTTTTCTTTGGCAATTCTCTAATCTTTAATTTTACTTTTCCCAAAATTCTCACAATTCTATAAAATTTACGTTTTGATATCGGCCTAGTCTCCATAATTTCAACCAAATCACCAATAGTCGCCTCTTTTTTATCATCATGAACAAGAAATTTTTTATATGTTTTTACGACTTTCCCATATTTTTTGTGGGAAAAAACACTCTCAACCTGCACAACAACAGTCTTCTCTGCCCCCTCTTTTATAACTACTCCCTCTTTTATCTTACGCATTTTTCTATCCATATATTATTTCCAACCTTTTTCTCTCATAATAGTTAAAACCCTTGCTATATCCCTTCTAACAAATCTGCGCTGAAGAGGATTTTTATCCTCTCCTTTGGCTTTAGCAAAACGAAAGTTTTTAAATTCAATCGCCAAAGTCTGATACTCTTTTATTAATTCTTCTTTTGTTTTTTCTCTGAGTTCGGCTATATTCATCTGACCTTCACCATCCTAACTTTTAAAGGAAGTTTAAACGCGGCAAGTCTAACTCCCTCCATTGCATCAACCTCTCCAATTCCAGCCATTTCAAATAAAACATGACCTTTCTTTATTCCCGCAATAAATTTTTCAGGCGCGCCTTTTCCTCCCCCCATACGAGTCTCAGCAGGCCTGGAACAAAAAGGCTTATCAGCCAATACTCTGACCCATATTTTTCCATTTCTTTGCAAAAAATGCGATAAAGCTTTTCTTGCAGATTCAATCTGATTAACAGTCAAATACCCTGTCTCTGAAGCCTGTATTCCAAACTCTCCAAATTTCAAAGTATTTCCTTTTGCAGCCTCTCCCCGCAATCTTCCTCTCTGACTTTTTCTAAATTTAGTTTTCCCTGGCTGTAACATCGTTTGCTTTTAACTCCTCTTTTACTTCTTTCTTTTGAGGTAAAACATCTCCCTTATAAATCCAGACTTTTACCCCTATTTTCCCGTATATTGTCATAGCTTCACAAAACCCATAATCAATTCTTGCCCTTAAAGTATGTAGAGGAACTCTTCCCACCCTATACCATTCCTTTCTGGCAATTTCAGATCCCCCCAAACGCCCACCCAATTTAACTTTAATTCCTTTAGCTTTTGCCCTAAGTACACGAGTCACAGCTTGTTTCATAGCACGTCTATAAGCAACGCGTTTCTCAAGTTGAGCAGCTATATTTTCAGAAACAAGTTGAGATGATGTCTCCGGATTTGGATCTTCATGAATATTAAGTTGCACGGGCTTTCCTATCAATTTTACAACTTCATCTCTTATAAGGGAAACACCTTTTCCCCCTCTTCCAATAATAAGTCCCGGTTTCGCAGAATATACATCAATCCCAACCTGGTTTGCCCTGCGAGATATTTTTATTTTTGATATCCCAGCCTTATAAAGATGGTTTTTCAAAAACTTTCTTATGACCCTATCTTCTGTAAACAACTTAGCATAGTCTGCCTTGTTTGCATACCAGATAGAATCCCATTCTTCAATAACACCTAATCTAAAACCTTTTGGATGTGTCTTCTGTCCCACTATTCTTCCTCCTTATTGGACACATAAACTGTAATATGACTAAGACGCTTCTTAATAGGAAACGCCCTGCCTCTCGCACGAGGACGAAATCTTTTTAACATCCCCGCACCATCAGCAACTATTTTTTCTATAATAAGATTATCTTTCTGCATTTTATAATTATTAACAGCATTTGCAGCTGCAGACTCAATAAGCTTATAAATAATCTTTGCAGACTTATGAGGCATAAATTTCAAGGCGGCAAGAGCTTCAGTAATATTTTTTCCGCGCAAAAGTTTCATAATACGCCTGAATTTTAAAGGTGAAACCCTAATCCATTTAAATTGTGCTTTAGCCATCATGTTAATGCCGCCGTCTGTTTAGTAGGCGCTGTATGTCCCCTAAACACCCTTGTATGAGCAAATTCGCCTAATTTATGCCCGATCATAGACTCAGTTATATAAACCGGTATGTGTTTAATTCCATTATGCACGGCAATAGTAAGCCCTATCATTTCAGGAATAACCGTAGAACGCCTGGACCAAGTCTTTATAACTTTTTTATCTCCAGAATCAATCGATTTTTGAACCTTTCTCATTAAATGATCATCTACAAAAGGCCCTTTTTTACGTGAACGACTCATCCTTTCCTCCTTCGTAAAATAAACCTATCGGAAACTCTTTTTCCACGTCTAGTCTTATAACCTAAAGTCTTTTTACCCCATTTACTAAGTGGCCCACTACGTCCGATACCAGCCCGACCCTCTCCTCCTCCGTGAGGATGGTCACAGGGATTCATGGCTGCGCCTCTAACATAAGGACGGCGACCCATATGTCTGGTTTTCCCTGCTTTACCCCTAGATATATTTTTATGATCAATATTACCAAGCTGGCCTATAGTCGCTTTGCAAGTAATATGCACCATCCGTTGTTCCCCAGATGGCAATCTTAAAATTGCATAATCGCCCTCTTTTGCAAGAAGGTTAATTTGAGCCCCAGCCGAGCGAGCAAATTGCCCACCTCTGCCAGGTTTTAACTCAACATTATGTATAACTGAACCAACAGGAATATTTTTAAGAGGCAAAGAGTTCCCAACTTTAACCTCAGCTTCACTTCCCGATTCAACATTGTCTCCAACTTTTAAGCCTAAGGGTGCAAGAATATATCTTTTTTCTTTGTCTTTGTATTCTACCAACGCTATTCTCACATTTCTGTTTGGATCATATTCTATCCCCATAACAACAGCCGAAATATTCTCTTTATTGCGCTTAAAATCTATTAAACGATAAATCCTCTTTGCTCCACCCCCACGATGGCGAGATGAAATTCGTCCTTTAAAACCCCTTCCTGATTTCTTTGCTAATTTTACACAAAGCGATTTTTCCGGCGAAAACTTTGTAATATCATCATAGTTATCAACTATTTGAAATCTTGTGCCTGGAGATGTTGGTCTTTTCTGTTGTAATGTCATGCCACTTCAAGCTCCTCTATTTTTTTGCCTTCAGGAAGAAGAACATAAGCCTTTTTATAAGATGCAGTACGGCCCACCTTAGAACCTACAATCCTTCTTTTTCCTCCAATCTTAACAGTCTTAACAGATAACGGCAACACTCTGAACAACTTACTAATTGCAGATTTCACATCAACCTTGGTTGCTTTAGGATGAATTTTAAAAACATAAACATTGTTCGTTCTAGCATTCAAAGCTTTTTCCGTTATAATCGGCTCAAGTATTATTTGATGTGGATTCATCTAAAACATCTCCCTAAGTTTATTAACTGCAGATTCTGTCATAAGCAAAATATCCGCATTTAATAAATCAAAAACATTTAAATTTTCACAACTTAAAACTTTAATATTTCTTAAATTCCTCGATCCTAAGCTTAATTCTTTTGAAATTTTATCAACAACAACAACAACTTTCTTTTCTGACAAATTAAAACTATCCAAAATATCTTTAACTAATTTTGTCTTTGGCTGATCTATGTTAAAATCTTTAACAATTTTAAGCTTATCTCCTCTGGCCTTATCAGAAAGAACAACTCTTAAAGCAAGTTTTCTAATCTTTCTAGGAAGATGAAAACTATAATCTCTAGGCTTTGGCCCAAAAATTACCCCACCATGCCGCCAAAGAGGAGATCTAATTGATCCTGCCCTTGCTCTACCTGTCCCTTTTTGTTTCCAAGGTTTAACCCCTCCACCTCGAACTTCAGCCCTTGTTAAAGTAGAATGTGTTCCTGAACGTTTTGAGTTTAGAAGCCATCTTAAAGTAGAATGGACAACCTCTACATTTTCTTTAACGCCAAAAAGATTAGAATCAGCTTCCATATCTCCGAGACTTTTTCCTTTTAAATCAAAAATCTTTAATTTCATATTTTTACAATCTCCACAATATTTCCTTTGGGACCAGGAACAGACCCTTTAACCAATAAAAGATTCTTCTCCGTATCAACGCTAACTATTTTAACTTTTCTGTTCGTAACTCTTTTTGCTCCCATATGTCCAGGCATATTAAGTCCTTTATACACTCTGCCAGGTGTAGTCCCTGCGCCAATAGACCCTGTCAGCCTGTGAGATTTACTGCCATGGGTCATAGGCCCTCGATGATGATGCCATCTTTTTGTCGTTCCAGCAAAACCCTTCCCTATACCAATTCCAGCTATGTTAACCATATCTCCAATATTAAAAACATCTACTTTTATCTCTTGCCCTATCTTATATTCATCAACATTTTCAATAGAAAATTCCACTATATGTTTAAGCTTATTTTCTTTTAAAAATCCAGTAAGCGGCTTATTAAGCTTTTTAGCAAGCATAAAACCTAATTGAATTGCATTATACCCATCTTTGACTTTTGTTCTAATACCAACAACACGACAATTCGCAGCTTCAAGGACAGTAACACCAACAACATCACCTCTGTCATTAAAAATTTGTGTCATTCCTATTTTTTTAGCCAATAGTCCTTTTGTACTCATTTCAATTTTATCTCCACATCTACCCCCGAAGGAAGATCAAGTTGCATTAAAGCATCAACTGTATCTTTTGGAGGGTCTAAAATATCTATTAATCTTTTATGAGTGCGGATTTCAAAATGCTCACGAGATTTTTTATCTACGTGAGGAGACCTTAACACACAATAGATTTCCTTTTTTGTCGGCAAAGGTATAGGGCCTGATACAGCAGCTTTTGCCCTCTTAGCAGTTTCAACAATCTTTTTGGCCGATTCATCCAGTAGCCTGTGATCATAACTCTTTAATTTTATTCTAATTCTTTGTCTTTTTGCCATAAATTTACCTTCCCTATGCCTTTGTTGCTCCAGAAACTTGAGCAATTATCCCCTCTGCTATATTTTTAGGAACTTCCTCGTAATGAGAGAATTCCATACTATAAGTACCCCTGCCTTGCGTACGACTTCGCAAATCAGTTGCATAACCAAACATGTTTGCCAGAGGAGCTTTTGCCTTAATAATTTGCAGCCCAGCATTCATTTCCATCCCTTCAACTTTTCCTCTCCTACTACTTAAATCGCCAATAACATCTCCCATATACTGTTCTGGAACAGTCACTTCAATTTTCATCGTTGGTTCCAAAATAACAGGCTTACTCTTTCTCACCGCATCTTTTAAAGCCATTGATCCTGCTATTTTAAATGCAATTTCCGAAGAATCTACATCATGATATGATCCATCAAAAAGAATAGCTCTAAGATCAATTACGGGATATCCCGCAATAACCCCAGTAGTCATGGCCTCTCTTATCCCATTCTCTACCGCAGGAACATACTCTCTGGGAATAGATCCACCCACAATATCATTAACAAATTCAAACCCTTTTCCAGCCTCCATAGGCTCAACTTTTATCCAAACGTGTCCATATTGACCACGTCCACCAGTCTGACGAATAAATTTGCCTTCCACTTCTGCATTACCTCTTATTGTCTCTTTGTAAGCAACTTGAGGTTTTCCAACATTTGCCTCAACTTTAAATTCCCTAAGAAGTCTGTCAACAATAATTTCTAAATGCAATTCTCCCATACCAGAAATAATAGTTTGTCCAGTCTCCTGGTCTGTTCTAATCCTAAAAGTTGGATCTTCTTCTGCCAACCTTGCAAGAGAAAGACTAAGTTTTTCTTGATCAGCTTTTGTTTTAGGCTCAATTGCAACAAATATAACCGGTTCCGGGAATACTATAGATTCTAAAATTATCTGCTTATCCTCATCGCAAAGAGTATCGCCTGTCCCTGTATCTTTTAACCCAACCGCAGCAGCAATATCTCCAGCCCCCACTTCCTCTATGTCTTCTCTTTTATTTGAATGCATCTGAAGTATACGTCCAATTCTTTCTCTTCTCCCTTTAGATGCATTTAAAATATATGATCCGGACTTTAAAACTCCAGAATAAACACGGAAAAAAGTAAGTCTTCCTACAAAAGGATCAGCCATAATTTTAAAAGCAAGTCCAGCAAACGGCTCTTCATCATTAGGAGCACGTTCTTCTTCTTCCCCTGTTTTAGGATTTATCCCCTTAACTGGAAGAACATCCGAAGGAGCCGGAAGACAATCAATTATAACATCCAATAAAGGTTGAACTCCTCTATTTTTAAAAGCACTTCCACAAGTTATTGGAACGATTGAAGCTGAAATTGTAGCTTTTCTTAAAGCTGACTTAATTTCCTCTACAGATAATTCAGTTCCATTCAGATATTTTTCAAGAAGAGAATCATCTGTCTCTGCAACACTTTCAAGCATTTTCTCCCTAAATTTCTTTGCCTTATCAGCAAGATCTGTAGGGATATCCGTCTCTCTAAATTTAATTCCTATATCATCTTCATAAATAATAGCCTTCATCGTTACTAAGTCTATCACTCCCTGAAAGTTATCTTCTGCGCCAATAGGAATTTGAATAGGTACTCCTTTAACTAACAAACGATCATTAATTTGTTGATAAACCCTATAAAAATCGGCACCCGTACGATCCATCTTGTTTATAAAAGCGATCCTAGGAACTTTATATTTAGTCGCCTGCCTCCAAACTGTCTCAGATTGAGGCTGAACACCTCCAACAGCACAAAAAACAACAACAACTCCATCCAAAACTCTCATTGACCGTTCAACCTCAACGGTAAAATCAACGTGACCGGGAGTATCAATAATATTTATTCTATAATCTTTCCAAAAAGTAGTAATAGCCGCAGATGTAATTGTTATACCACGCTCTTTTTCTTGTTCCATCCAGTCAGTCGTAGTATTCCCCTCATCAACGTTTCCTATTTTATGTATTTTACCTGAATAAAATAACACTCTTTCGGTAGTAGTTGTCTTTCCTGCGTCAATATGTGCCGCAAATCCTATGTTTCTATATTTAGATAAGTTTTTTTCTCTCTCCGCCATTTTTCTCTCCTACCATCTAAAATGTGCAAAAGCTTTATTAGATTCAGCAGTCTTATGCATATCTTCTTTTTTCTTCATTGCAACCCCCACCCCATTAAAAGAATCTAATAATTCTAAAGTCAACTTTTCAACCATCCCTTTTCCTGCCCTCTCACGAGCGGCATCTCTTAACCATTGCATCGCCAAGGCTTTGCCTCTTTCAGAAGTTACCTCAATCGGGACTTGATATGTTGCCCCTCCTACACGACGAGATTTCACTTCCATCAAAGGAGACAAATTATGTAAAACAGTTTTAAAAATTTCAATGCCGTCTTTCTTAAGCTTATCTTCCACAGCCTTAAGCGAAGAATAAACTAACTTTTCGGCCAAACTCTTCTTTCCATCATACATCACTTTGTTTATAAACCTCTGAATGTCAACGTTTCCATACACTGCATCCCCAACAAATTTTCTTTTTGATATTTTTCCACTTCTTGGCATACTAAACCTTAGCTCCTCCCTTTGGGCGTTTCGCTCCATATTTTGAGCGACTCTTATGACGATTTTGAACCCCCAAAGTATCTAATGACCCTCTTACTATATGATAACGGACTCCTGGCAAATCCTTAACTCTCCCACCTCTAACTAAAACGACTGAGTGTTCCTGTAAATTATGACCCACTCCCGGGATATATGCTATTATCTCCATCCCACCCGCTAAACGAACTTTTGCAACCTTCCTCAATGCAGAGTTGGGTTTTTTGGGAGTAGTGGTATAAACACGCGTGCATACTCCTCGTTTTAATGGATTTCCTTTCAAAGCAGGTGATTTTGTTTTCCATTTTTTATTTTTTCTGTCTCTTCTTAATAACTGATTTATCGTTGGCATTAAAGTATATCTCCTGTTACTGGCGTTAAATCTAAGTCTCTATATTTTTCAAATCCCGTTCCAGCAGGTATTAATCTGCCGATGATTACATTCTCTTTTAAACCATACATTTTATCTATTTTTCCACGAATTGCCGCATCGGTCAAAACTCTTGCCGTCTCTTGGAATGAGGCTGCCGAAATAAAACTTTCAGTGGTCAAGGAAGCTTTTGTTATTCCTAAAAGAACTTCCTCTCCTTCAGCTTTTTCTTTTGTAATTTCTTTATTAACAGCATCAAGCGTAAGTTTGTCAATAAGTTCTCCAGGCAAAAGAGTCGAATCTCCAGGTTTCAAAATTCTCATGCGTCTAGTCATTTGCCTTACGATAACCTCAATATGCTTATCATTTATAGTCACGCCCTGAGCTCTATAAATTTTCTGAACCTCATCCACCAAATGCCTCTGTACAGCTGTAACTCCCAAAATCCTAAGAAGGTCATGAGGATTAACTGTCCCTTCTGTCATTTGAGCACCCTTATGGACTCTATCTCCCTGGGTAACTTTCAAGCGAACCTCATAAGGGACAGAGTATTCTTTCCCTTCATCCTTACCAGAAACAGTCAATAAGCGTAAACCTTCTTTTTCAGAAATTAAAACCGTGCCATCAATTTCAGAAAGCAATGCAGCATCTTTAGGCCTACGAGATTCAAACAACTCTTCGACTTTTGGAAGTCCTTGAATAATATCTTTAGTTTTAGAAGGATCCCTACGAATAGCTTCAATTTTTGCTAAAACGTCATAAGCTTCGACAGAAGCGCCATCT
This genomic window from candidate division WOR-1 bacterium RIFOXYB2_FULL_36_35 contains:
- a CDS encoding translation elongation factor G, with product MAEREKNLSKYRNIGFAAHIDAGKTTTTERVLFYSGKIHKIGNVDEGNTTTDWMEQEKERGITITSAAITTFWKDYRINIIDTPGHVDFTVEVERSMRVLDGVVVVFCAVGGVQPQSETVWRQATKYKVPRIAFINKMDRTGADFYRVYQQINDRLLVKGVPIQIPIGAEDNFQGVIDLVTMKAIIYEDDIGIKFRETDIPTDLADKAKKFREKMLESVAETDDSLLEKYLNGTELSVEEIKSALRKATISASIVPITCGSAFKNRGVQPLLDVIIDCLPAPSDVLPVKGINPKTGEEEERAPNDEEPFAGLAFKIMADPFVGRLTFFRVYSGVLKSGSYILNASKGRRERIGRILQMHSNKREDIEEVGAGDIAAAVGLKDTGTGDTLCDEDKQIILESIVFPEPVIFVAIEPKTKADQEKLSLSLARLAEEDPTFRIRTDQETGQTIISGMGELHLEIIVDRLLREFKVEANVGKPQVAYKETIRGNAEVEGKFIRQTGGRGQYGHVWIKVEPMEAGKGFEFVNDIVGGSIPREYVPAVENGIREAMTTGVIAGYPVIDLRAILFDGSYHDVDSSEIAFKIAGSMALKDAVRKSKPVILEPTMKIEVTVPEQYMGDVIGDLSSRRGKVEGMEMNAGLQIIKAKAPLANMFGYATDLRSRTQGRGTYSMEFSHYEEVPKNIAEGIIAQVSGATKA
- a CDS encoding 30S ribosomal protein S10 → MAKRQRIRIKLKSYDHRLLDESAKKIVETAKRAKAAVSGPIPLPTKKEIYCVLRSPHVDKKSREHFEIRTHKRLIDILDPPKDTVDALMQLDLPSGVDVEIKLK
- a CDS encoding 30S ribosomal protein S12, yielding MPTINQLLRRDRKNKKWKTKSPALKGNPLKRGVCTRVYTTTPKKPNSALRKVAKVRLAGGMEIIAYIPGVGHNLQEHSVVLVRGGRVKDLPGVRYHIVRGSLDTLGVQNRHKSRSKYGAKRPKGGAKV
- a CDS encoding 50S ribosomal protein L3, with amino-acid sequence MSTKGLLAKKIGMTQIFNDRGDVVGVTVLEAANCRVVGIRTKVKDGYNAIQLGFMLAKKLNKPLTGFLKENKLKHIVEFSIENVDEYKIGQEIKVDVFNIGDMVNIAGIGIGKGFAGTTKRWHHHRGPMTHGSKSHRLTGSIGAGTTPGRVYKGLNMPGHMGAKRVTNRKVKIVSVDTEKNLLLVKGSVPGPKGNIVEIVKI
- a CDS encoding 30S ribosomal protein S7, with translation MPRSGKISKRKFVGDAVYGNVDIQRFINKVMYDGKKSLAEKLVYSSLKAVEDKLKKDGIEIFKTVLHNLSPLMEVKSRRVGGATYQVPIEVTSERGKALAMQWLRDAARERAGKGMVEKLTLELLDSFNGVGVAMKKKEDMHKTAESNKAFAHFRW